In Raphanus sativus cultivar WK10039 unplaced genomic scaffold, ASM80110v3 Scaffold1345, whole genome shotgun sequence, the genomic window TACCTTTTATTGTTGTATTGATGTAGCCTGTTTACAACAAAGACGACTTTTTCGATAGCCTCTCGTCAAATTCCGGTGACAGAGATTCCCAAAATGCAAGGCCTAGGTTCTCAGAGCTACGCAAACTAGATACTGAGGTACactcttttatatatttccacATTCGAAAAGCAGGCTGTACATAATTATTGCCACCTCGTTTTCTGGAGATACTCAAAATTTCTAGAATCTGAAGAGAAACTCAGTGACACTTGACAAACGGTATTGGTATATGATTCCAGACATTTGGTGAATTCTCAAGATTCAGAGGAGGCCGAGGAGGGCGTGGTGGTTATGGTCGAAACGGTCATTCCCGTGGTGGTTATGGTGGTCGTGGCTATGGCGGCTATAATGGGCGTGGCGGTGGTGGAGGCTACGGGTATGGTGGTCGTGGCCAAGGGAGAGGCGTGTGAAATCGTACATCCCTAAAAGTTGTGCAAAAAGGATTTCTAAAAGACTCGGGAATCCGATGGAGCTCATCATACTTTTGAGTGCTTTTGGTATGTTGCAATAAAACAAACACTTAAAAAGAGTCTTTATGTATTACTTTTGTTGTTAGAGAAACCCCACCTGTGTGGTTTTCGAGTGTATCAATTTGATTTGCGATCTTTTGTTATAAGACTTTCAGTATTCACTGACATTTCCTTTGGTTTCTTTATAATACCGTCTTTCAGTATTCAATGACATttccttttgtttctttataaTCTGTATAGCTTCTTACCTTGTGTGAAATTTATTATGGTGACCATTGACTTAACAATTGACTTTTTAGAGTAGTAGCAGCCTTAGATAAAAATGGGCTATACAAGGAGATAAATAGACAGAGGTCCATTATACATAGATCcataatttctttttgtaatttgaACGGAATCACTTTGTCGGCTACTCTTTAAAGTCTGAGTGAGGGTACAGTCACACTGTAGACAAActttgaagagagagagagagagacagagaataGAATGGGAAGTGCTTCACTTGTCTTGTTTGCGAGACTCTCGGGTTTAGTAATAGCGGTTTTGGTTCTGTACTGGGCTCTCTTGCTCGTCCCTCATCAAGGCCTCACATACTCTGTAATTTCTCACGCTCCTTGTTGATTTCAAGtggatctctctctctgtattCTAGTCTTCAATCAAGTTTGTCTTTTTGTAGACTCTTCATCCTCTGCTGATGGTGATTGGCTTCATTCTTGTAAGTGGAGAAGGTAGTAGTGATCCATcctccctctctttctctcttcatACTCCTTTTAAAGATTTCATCTCTTTTCTTGAATAATACATTTGATTAATTGGATAATGCAGCGATTCTGATACATAAATGGTTGCCTGGTTCAAGAAAAACGAAGAAAGCAGTTCATCTATGGCTACAGGGAATGGCATTGGTCTCTGCTGTGTTTGGGATATGGACAAAGTTTCATTACCAATCTGGAGTTTTCTCAAACTTCTACAGTCTCCATTCTTGGATGGGTCtactctctgtttctctcttctctgctCAGGTCCGtccctttttttcttcttctcaccaacattattaattttaattcaattattatattaatcatctgacatttttaatgtattatCAAATTCATCATCCAAAAGTGCGAAAGACTAGATGCTTTCTTgatgaaaaaataattcaaaaggTTGGATTACCCGTTGTtgtcattattatttttctttttaaaaagaaatatattttcaatcaataATGTAAAAGATTGACTAAGGAAGAAACTGAGTACCCACTTGGGATTAGTTTCTAATTGCTACGGAAACTGACAAGATTCcctctaaaaatatttaattaattatttaaacatatagaTTAGAACCATTCATTATTGTCACTTCAGTCTATACGCTATGTCCTATTTATTTCAGTGCAGTAAGTATCCCACGGCACGAGGCTCTTTAAGGTAGGGTCAATAGTTCGTTTTAATAGATGCGGGGTTTGATTGtaattacttcttttttttcttccctGAGTGAATATTTATTAACGTTGTGTTGCAGTGGGTGACTGGATTCTTGAGCTTCTGGCATAGAGGAGAAGTCCGGACAACAAGAACCACTTTCCTTCCATGGCATGTCTTCCTCGGACTCTACACCTACGGTCTAGCCATTGCCACCGCCGAGACCGGCCTTCTTGAGAAGCTCACTTTCCTTCAGACAAAGAGAAACGTTCCAAGACGCTGTCATGAGTCAACGATCGTCAACGGTCTTGGTCTCGGCTTAGTTCTGCTCAGTGGCGTTGTTATAACAGCTGCTGTTTTGCCAAAGTATCAGAGACATTCTGGTAATGAGAAACTCGTTTATTCATCTCAAGATCGTCCCAAATGTTTGACTtcttagagttttttttttcttttcaaattttagttttgtattgATTTTGGTGACAAAACACGTGTCTGGTGTAcaaattaatgtattattacACATTGTGATGATGAGACTTCTGTCTACAAATTTGGCTCCTCCAACTTTTCCTTGAATCTGAGACGGTAAAGGAATCACTCTTCTTTGGTCTCCAGCTTCTATCAATAGCTCAGAGCCTCCTCTGTACTGCAGTTTCATCAAAAGCAAAGATCGTTTCAGTAACCAAAGAGAGTTCAAAATGGAGATGAGGTGTTTTTTTCTCACCTGGTAGAGTTTGATTTCAGATTTTTCAAACCCTGGCATGAACAGAGTCACTGATTTGTTAGCTGTATCAAATGTCACTGGTGGTGTCAAGCTAGTTCCTTGGCTTACTGTTCCTGAAAGAATCTCCCTTACACTCGAATTTGCTTGATCCATCAGAA contains:
- the LOC108831311 gene encoding probable transmembrane ascorbate ferrireductase 4, producing the protein MGSASLVLFARLSGLVIAVLVLYWALLLVPHQGLTYSTLHPLLMVIGFILVSGEAILIHKWLPGSRKTKKAVHLWLQGMALVSAVFGIWTKFHYQSGVFSNFYSLHSWMGLLSVSLFSAQWVTGFLSFWHRGEVRTTRTTFLPWHVFLGLYTYGLAIATAETGLLEKLTFLQTKRNVPRRCHESTIVNGLGLGLVLLSGVVITAAVLPKYQRHSGNEKLVYSSQDRPKCLTS